One stretch of Alcaligenes aquatilis DNA includes these proteins:
- a CDS encoding phosphoadenosine phosphosulfate reductase family protein codes for MTHNVVSVSGGKDSTALLLLAIVQEAPNLQAVFADTGHEHQQTYDYVHYLAQATGVPIRWVKADFSEQIARKRLYVDTKWREQGVPDSIVEQALAVLHPTGIPFLDLCLWKGRFPSTRARFCSIELKRNPLIEQVMMPLMDKDQLVLSWQGVRADESLARRCLPECDEVGGGLFNYRPILRWNVSDVFNAHRVMGIEPNPLYLQGMGRVGCMPCIHARKDELLEISKRFPEEVERVSEWERLVSKASKRGPSTLFEADTIPGNSCEMISINHDTHGIQSVIQWAMTSRGGRQFDLTRIFADASSCSSIYGLCE; via the coding sequence ATGACCCACAACGTCGTCTCAGTCTCGGGCGGAAAGGACAGCACTGCCCTACTGCTGCTGGCCATCGTTCAGGAAGCACCCAACCTGCAGGCCGTCTTTGCTGACACTGGGCATGAACATCAGCAGACCTATGACTATGTGCATTACCTAGCCCAGGCCACTGGTGTGCCGATCCGCTGGGTGAAAGCGGACTTCTCTGAGCAGATCGCCAGAAAGCGTCTTTATGTGGATACGAAGTGGCGTGAGCAGGGAGTGCCGGACTCGATTGTTGAGCAGGCCCTGGCAGTGCTGCATCCCACTGGCATCCCATTTCTGGACCTCTGCCTGTGGAAGGGCCGCTTCCCATCAACTAGAGCGAGATTCTGCTCAATAGAACTGAAACGCAACCCGCTTATCGAACAAGTCATGATGCCGCTAATGGACAAGGACCAGTTGGTACTTTCTTGGCAAGGCGTTCGAGCTGACGAAAGCCTGGCCCGACGCTGCCTGCCTGAGTGCGACGAGGTAGGAGGCGGTCTTTTCAACTACCGGCCAATTTTGCGCTGGAATGTCTCAGACGTTTTTAATGCGCATCGCGTCATGGGCATTGAGCCCAACCCTCTTTATCTTCAAGGCATGGGTCGCGTCGGCTGTATGCCCTGCATCCATGCCCGCAAAGATGAGCTACTTGAAATTTCTAAGCGCTTCCCCGAAGAGGTGGAGCGCGTTTCAGAATGGGAGCGCTTGGTAAGCAAGGCCAGTAAAAGAGGGCCTAGCACACTGTTCGAGGCCGACACTATCCCAGGCAATTCATGCGAAATGATCAGCATCAATCACGACACTCACGGCATCCAGTCGGTTATCCAGTGGGCGATGACAAGCCGTGGAGGCCGCCAGTTCGACCTTACGCGAATCTTTGCAGACGCCTCCAGCTGCTCGTCTATCTATGGATTATGCGAATGA
- a CDS encoding DUF4041 domain-containing protein, protein MSLMDYLKGPGYKSEAEKLNKELKACQDEYSTLMSKYTDLESLAKDCGVPDVEAVRNLVAAEKKSLEEFQTGVVSAEEAFRYSQERLKNVRKEILVHEEIVSLESFALYIPKYDFVNSSEYKIRLDAIREQQKALIKENAAATGSTDWVVNGKKSEGKKLVNDIKKLLIRSFNNECDQCVDHVKFNNVERSEARIQKSFETCNKLGMVANVSLSREYLSLKLDELHLAHEFQLKKQEEKEDAKKAREDLREQQKLEQEIRAAREKINKERKHFAAALSSLQTRLEQTPEGQDREGILARINEIQAQSEAIDSEEKAIDYREKNAKAGYVYVISNIGAFGEGVYKIGMTRRLEPMERISELGDASVPFWFDVHAMVFSDNAPALEAKLHEHFSSGRLNKINGRKEFFRADIKEIEDVIRRNYDSAIEVLHEAPAEQYRESLQMTAPSKAIQLAEMAALDE, encoded by the coding sequence ATGTCCCTGATGGATTATCTGAAGGGCCCTGGCTACAAGTCTGAGGCCGAGAAATTGAATAAAGAATTGAAGGCTTGTCAGGATGAGTACTCTACGCTCATGAGCAAATACACTGATCTCGAAAGCCTAGCGAAAGATTGTGGAGTGCCGGATGTTGAGGCTGTCAGAAACTTGGTGGCAGCAGAGAAAAAGTCGTTGGAAGAATTTCAAACCGGTGTCGTGAGCGCCGAAGAAGCTTTTCGCTATTCTCAGGAACGTCTGAAGAATGTAAGGAAAGAAATTCTTGTTCATGAGGAAATTGTCTCGCTGGAGTCATTCGCTCTTTATATTCCAAAATATGACTTTGTTAATAGCTCTGAATACAAGATACGGCTGGATGCTATTCGCGAGCAACAGAAGGCTCTGATCAAGGAAAATGCGGCGGCAACAGGTAGCACTGACTGGGTGGTAAACGGGAAAAAGTCGGAAGGTAAGAAACTGGTCAATGACATCAAGAAGCTTTTAATCCGGTCTTTTAATAATGAATGCGATCAATGCGTCGATCACGTTAAATTTAACAATGTCGAGCGTTCTGAGGCCCGGATTCAAAAATCCTTTGAAACATGCAATAAGCTAGGTATGGTTGCCAATGTATCCCTATCTAGAGAGTACTTATCTCTTAAGCTCGATGAGCTCCATTTGGCGCATGAGTTTCAATTAAAAAAGCAAGAAGAGAAGGAGGATGCCAAGAAGGCAAGGGAAGACTTAAGGGAACAGCAAAAGCTCGAACAAGAAATTCGCGCAGCGAGAGAGAAGATTAACAAAGAGCGCAAACATTTCGCTGCGGCTTTGTCTTCCCTACAGACCCGACTTGAGCAAACGCCGGAGGGTCAAGACCGCGAAGGCATCCTTGCTAGGATCAACGAAATACAGGCACAGAGCGAAGCAATCGACTCAGAAGAGAAGGCAATCGATTACCGGGAAAAGAATGCCAAGGCTGGATATGTTTATGTCATTTCCAATATCGGCGCTTTTGGGGAGGGCGTTTATAAGATTGGGATGACGCGGCGGTTAGAGCCGATGGAACGCATTTCTGAGCTAGGCGATGCTTCCGTGCCGTTTTGGTTTGACGTCCATGCAATGGTTTTCTCGGACAATGCCCCGGCCCTTGAAGCTAAGCTGCATGAGCATTTTTCCTCTGGTCGATTGAATAAGATCAACGGGAGAAAAGAGTTTTTCCGGGCTGATATCAAAGAGATTGAGGATGTTATTCGCAGAAATTACGATTCAGCCATTGAGGTATTGCATGAGGCTCCGGCTGAGCAATATCGCGAAAGCCTGCAGATGACTGCTCCCTCAAAGGCAATCCAACTGGCCGAAATGGCTGCGCTGGATGAGTAG
- a CDS encoding recombination-associated protein RdgC, producing MWFKNLRIYRLDTRFGVSAQALAEMLAKHQFAPCGSQEPLSLGWVPPREGGELVHEVNGQYLICMRAEKKLLPSAVVNQAAREKAREIEEQQGYKPGRKQMKEIKEQIIIDLMPRSHAVQRDTLVWIDTRNHWFVIDTAAVAKSNEVLGLFAKSVDPFPVLPLYTEQSPARAMTSWLVDEEQLANFTVDQDTELRSTGDSGAAVRYVKQSADIDEVRKHVEAGKQCTRLAMTWADRISFVLTDALDVKRVAPLDILTEKQDVTAVNDDEIFDADMTLMTAELANLIADLVGVLGGEQSQNPLTASLG from the coding sequence ATGTGGTTTAAAAACCTGCGTATCTATCGCCTGGACACCCGTTTTGGGGTTTCAGCCCAAGCGCTGGCAGAAATGTTGGCCAAGCATCAATTCGCGCCATGCGGCAGCCAAGAGCCTCTCAGCCTGGGCTGGGTACCGCCGCGTGAAGGTGGTGAGCTGGTGCATGAAGTGAATGGACAGTATCTGATCTGCATGCGTGCTGAAAAGAAACTGCTGCCGAGCGCTGTGGTTAACCAGGCAGCACGCGAGAAGGCCCGCGAAATCGAAGAGCAGCAAGGCTACAAGCCAGGCCGCAAGCAGATGAAGGAAATCAAAGAGCAGATCATCATTGATTTGATGCCCCGCTCTCATGCTGTGCAGCGCGACACTCTAGTGTGGATCGACACACGAAACCATTGGTTTGTGATTGATACCGCTGCCGTGGCTAAGAGTAATGAGGTGCTCGGCCTGTTCGCTAAGAGCGTAGACCCCTTCCCTGTCCTGCCGCTGTATACGGAGCAGTCACCGGCTCGGGCAATGACCTCCTGGCTGGTGGATGAAGAGCAACTAGCCAACTTCACCGTGGACCAGGACACCGAGCTACGCTCCACCGGAGACAGCGGTGCTGCCGTGCGTTACGTAAAGCAAAGCGCCGATATTGACGAAGTACGCAAGCACGTTGAAGCCGGCAAACAATGCACTCGTTTGGCCATGACCTGGGCTGATCGCATCAGCTTTGTGCTGACCGACGCGCTGGACGTCAAACGCGTGGCCCCGCTTGACATCCTGACTGAAAAACAAGACGTGACAGCCGTCAACGATGATGAAATCTTTGATGCCGACATGACCTTGATGACCGCCGAACTCGCAAACCTGATTGCCGATTTAGTGGGCGTGCTGGGCGGCGAACAAAGCCAAAACCCTCTCACTGCTAGTCTAGGGTAA